A window of Oncorhynchus masou masou isolate Uvic2021 chromosome 16, UVic_Omas_1.1, whole genome shotgun sequence genomic DNA:
TCACATATATTCAAATacactcaccctcctcctcccatttgAAGAGAATCTATGTTGCCTTTAACAAAGTAGGAGTTCTCCCCAGTCCAGCGGTACATCTGAGCAAAGGAAAAGCAACACATTGGAAGTCAGGGAGCAAAGCAATGGCATTCAGCTCATATAAAGCATTACACTTGAACATGGCTATAAGGATAACACACAGAGTATAATATGACTATGTCTGACCTTGATCTCAGGGCAGAAGCTGAAGAGGAAGGTCTCTCCCGTGCCATAGCAATGCTCACTTACTCTGAAAGGATGGGTAGAGTATCCCCCAAACAACTAATGGGGGGGGAGAGAATTTAAAAAAACTCAAGGTTCCAATACAAATTGGGTACCATTGTCAGTGTTTGTGTACCTGGTTGTCCATGTCTTTGATGACCAGTAGCACAGGGCTGTCCACATCCAATAGGCTCCTGTACAGTGTCTTTAAGCTGGTCCCGTGTTCTGCCGTACTGTAAGCCAGTCTCCATGGATACCCCTGCACCCGCGCCGGCAGCCGACACGcaagctgtggggagagagaaaaacaaattCTGGGAAGTGTGTGTGTCGATGTGCATTTCTGCATAGGTTGTGTAGGTGAAGTCACATGTTTGTTTTCTTGATTGAAAGTGTTGTGAGTCATGGCGTGTGTGTACCTTCTCTATGTGTGTGTCCTGTAACAGAGTGCTAGGGTCACTGAGCATGGGCAGTAGATCCCCCAAAGGCTCCTCCCCTTCGTAACTGCCAAAAGTCTGCCTGCGCGTCGCCTCGTTGATGGTGATGATCTACGAACACAACCATGTACTGTTAGATACCTTAATCGTACAGTCAAAACATACTTAACCGATAAAACTCATAGTCCAAACATTGAAGACAGCTTGGTCCGCACACACCCACAAAATACTTGACCACAATGTTAACATAACATCACAGTCAAAATGCACTCATCCGAGGGATCATGCCGTTTGAACTCACCTCCCAGCTGTGAGGGGTCACGGGGTCACTAAAGAAGTTATCGATCATGTTGAGCTCGTCCTTCTCCACGACCACGAAGCCCTGCTCCCTGGCCACCTTACCGTACACGTCAGGAGACCATTGGACAAAAAACGCATATAGGTGGTCCACCCTGAAACACACCACACTTTAATGTTTCAGAATATTTATTGAAAGTTTATAAAATTGTGAACACAAACCAGTTGTCATCGAGGTTCTGGCTGTGGTCTCATTggttgacctctcacctctcctggGGCACAGCAAACCAGTATTCCGGCTGCTTTCCTCTCGTGTGAGCGGGGCTGGATGACCGGCTAAAGACGAAGGACTTCCTCATGGGCTTGCCCACCTTGAGGCAAAGGAACATGGGAGGGGTCTTACTCTTCCTCTCCGTGGACAGAAGCATGTCTGCAGAGATTTTTGAAAAATCTGAAACAATGCAATACAAGAAACGACACAAAATGCTTGAAGTGTTTGTGAACACTCACTTTGGATGGGCGCCTGCATCCGCTCCAGCAGCCAGGACTTCACCTCCGCTTTGTTGCTCCTCTTCCGCTTCTCTTcttcactcagcccctctatcaTTGGTCCGTTCTGCAGCTCGCCTGCAGGGCTGGGTTCCCAAGAAATACATTTTCCCAGGGCCTCAGCGGTCTCACTGAAGCTCAGCTTCCTGTTTTGGTCCATTGCGGATTCTGATTGTTCTCTAATGCTAACTCCGTTCACTAGTTGCCCTGTAGAGTTGTCGTCTTGGCCTTGGCCTGTGGCTAGGCTAGCAGGCTTCTCCTTCAAGAGTTCACCATCTTTCTCAGTCTCTGATGAGACGGGCAGTGATTCTGTCATGTCCTCAATGGATCTGTTCTGTACCAgtccttcatcctcctcctcccctctctgcgaGGTCAGTGGGACTGAGTCAGAGGGGGAATGGTCCTGGGACTTTGCCCGTTTAGGGGTATTAGATCCAGGAGGCTCTCCTTGCTGGTTCGAGCTTGTAGCACTGGCAGGTGGTCTGGATCCGCTCTTCGGTTCCTCTGCGCTCCATTTCAATGGAAGCTCCAGCTCTGTGAAACACTCATCTGATGGAGACTTGTCCGCTGGATCACACTCTGCTCTCGCTATGACTGGGATATAAGAAACCATGCTGTTTTATTAAATTGACCACATGGATCAAAATATTGCTAAATTATGATTATGCACAAGCTAATTTGTTTTTAACTTGACGTGTATAATGATTCATTTTGATTTGCCATGATTCACCCTGATCCAATACAAGTCATTATGTGTTATCTCCCAGTCATACCAGTCTCTGACAGGGCAGAGTTGATGTCGTCCAGGACGATGGGTCGTTTGGGGTCCAGCGCCTCGTAGCGGCTAAAGGGGTGAAGGTCGCGCTCTGAGGGCAGCTCCTCCCACTCCCCGGGCCTGTACAGAGGACACAGATCCTGGGGTGGGTCTCTGTATAGTGTCAGGGGGCACACCACAAAGCAGgatgggaaaataaaaataattaaataaacaAAAAGAAAATGCAACTGAAAAACAGAACAGAAATAAAAAGGGGTTTCAAAAGGCAAAATAATAGTAACCGAGACAATGAACCAGttcaaaataaaatataataGATTATTCAAAAACTAAAGACAAAAACGAATCCGAGTCGTCTGCCCTTAGAATCTGGTACCGGAAATCAGTTTCCAcctcagagagggaggagaaagaacaAGTGAGAGGAGTGCAGAAAGAGGTAGAAATAACAAGAAAAAGTGTGACGCTTGAAGAGTCAGTAAGAAAAGCAAGGTTAAGATAAGACCAAGAAAGAGCTAAAAGGGCTAGTTTAAATAGGGAAAGATGGACAGTGTGAAAGAGCTTCTCAAGATGGCAGGGTGGGTTCTTACAACGGCAACGCGTCCTTGAGCTTCATGTGGGAGATGTCGTCGTAGAGGGCCACagacaccacctcctccatgggGCAGAGCAGGCCGTACTCCTCACAGCCGTGCTCAATCACCAGGGGATCCGACTTGTGAGGGTCAAACATGATGTTGTTGGGCGTCACGATCATCACCCCTCCCACCACACCCTGGGAGAAAATAAAATACATCAGTTGGAGTCTGCTGTGGTGGTCTTTAATGCAAAATGGCCTATGGTTTGGCCACTTACCATCCCGTCAGTAAAGTAGTTGCAGCTCATCTTAATGAACTTGACCGTGGCGAGGCTCTCGTCCTCGGACGGTGGCGACAGCACCCGTCCTAATGGTCTTACTGACCTGCCGCTGGAGTCTCCATCCTGAAACATATCACAGGCAGCAGGGACAAGCACAGAACCAGGATCAAAGATTACTTTAGTGTGGGTCATCTTAAAAAGGAGAACTGACTTACCTGTAACACCTTCTCTGATAGGCCGCTGGGGAAGGCGGGGTCAGAAGAACCCACAGACTGAGAGTCGGCACCCGATTGGCCCACGTCAGGAACAAACAGCTTCTGCAAGGGTGAAATACAGGCATGTTAGCCAGGATTTACAGCATGAAGGGGTGTGTAATGTGCTAAAACCTCACCTGTCCAGGATAGATACTACGGCAGAAGAGACGGTTGAGCTGCACCAGTTTGTTCGGGGTGATGTTAAACTTCAGAGCAATGCTGCTTAGAGATTCCTGGAGTCCCACCTGTAACATGAAGTTAAATCCTTGGTTATTTTTGATTACCAAAAGTATCAACCTACCCAAAGCAAAATGGAGCATGAGACTAAATCTACAGAAATCTTGCAAAGCATACAACTGGGGTGTCTTCATTAAGCCGATTTTGCCgtaaaacgttttgcaacagaaaccgTTTACTCCCAAACGGAAAACATTTTGCCATGAAAATgactttctattggacaaattcaggtaggtccctctgTTCGTTCACTCAGTTTGCTTCCATTTGGttcttaaaaaataaaaacggTTTCCATTGCTagacgtaatgaatacacccctgtatTTTCTGAAGAAAATGTTTGAGGTTTATTGTCCACATTGCTTTACTAAGCTAGAGTCTTTGAAGTCAGAACCCCATGGGTTTAGGGGAGTTGTAGTGTGAGAGAGTGGAGTTAGTGAGGCATCACGGAGGCAGCCTGTACTAACGGTATACTCCACTGTCCCGGGgggcctcttctctctcttggcCTGGCTGCTCCTGTTGCCATCTGAAAGACAGCCACAGGTCATTGACACGGTATAGAGAGATGACCGCCTTAGAGCAGCTCAATCAGAAACAAAAGCATGTATGCACAAACACAATAGGGCTTTAAAATGGAGCTATATTGGAATCTCGCACTAATTGCCAGAGCCAGTTTATTAAAAACACCCTCCCACTATGTCCTCTACTCCAGCTCCTACAGAAACAGTGGAGGATGACTCAGCCTTGTACAGCTGTGAGGAGTCCAGCCGTGGGTCACTGTACCTTCAGAGATCACCTTTGGTACAGAGCTGTCACTTATTCACTACTGCATAGTGACTGGTAGCTTTATCAGATCAAGAAATAGTCATAAGATGTGTTTGTTTTCTTTCTGTGTCCTGTTGTAGCTCTGAGTGAATGAcgtataggactataggactgaATAGACTCATTGGTCAGTAACTGCATACCTAGGATTATGGGGATATCTGTTCTGATTGAATTTCATTGTTGTTTGTAAAGCCAATATGCAACAACCTCTAAATTAAAAAGGCTGCACATGGTAAAAGGCCTTAGCTTGAATCCTTTATAACCAGGCctggagaagacagacagacacagcaatAACACAGATATCTGTCTGTCCTTCAGTGAGTTGTCTGTCAGGGTTATGTGGGTTCTTTTGTCTAGATGCCCACACTGGGCTGGAGAGAAAAATTACCTTGTTTAATTAGATTACTGACAGCAGGTtacacagctggcctggtactgACAGTACTGTGGCTAGTAGATTAACACGGGGTTAATGAAAGGTCGAAGCTTTACAGACTACAGGCCTCGACAACAA
This region includes:
- the LOC135557692 gene encoding nuclear receptor coactivator 7-like isoform X2; amino-acid sequence: MTHTKVIFDPGSVLVPAACDMFQDGDSSGRSVRPLGRVLSPPSEDESLATVKFIKMSCNYFTDGMGVVGGVMIVTPNNIMFDPHKSDPLVIEHGCEEYGLLCPMEEVVSVALYDDISHMKLKDALPLPGEWEELPSERDLHPFSRYEALDPKRPIVLDDINSALSETVIARAECDPADKSPSDECFTELELPLKWSAEEPKSGSRPPASATSSNQQGEPPGSNTPKRAKSQDHSPSDSVPLTSQRGEEEDEGLVQNRSIEDMTESLPVSSETEKDGELLKEKPASLATGQGQDDNSTGQLVNGVSIREQSESAMDQNRKLSFSETAEALGKCISWEPSPAGELQNGPMIEGLSEEEKRKRSNKAEVKSWLLERMQAPIQNMLLSTERKSKTPPMFLCLKVGKPMRKSFVFSRSSSPAHTRGKQPEYWFAVPQERVDHLYAFFVQWSPDVYGKVAREQGFVVVEKDELNMIDNFFSDPVTPHSWEIITINEATRRQTFGSYEGEEPLGDLLPMLSDPSTLLQDTHIEKLACRLPARVQGYPWRLAYSTAEHGTSLKTLYRSLLDVDSPVLLVIKDMDNQLFGGYSTHPFRVSEHCYGTGETFLFSFCPEIKMYRWTGENSYFVKGNIDSLQMGGGGGQIGLWVDADLYHGTTSSCATFHNQPLATQKDFTIHSVEVWAFE
- the LOC135557692 gene encoding nuclear receptor coactivator 7-like isoform X1, which gives rise to MEKREKKPGYFSRLKRRRQLKQSQSGKAVAEQNRLDLSAKMPVISCPDPAFSEPLERIKPNLPGGSDGNRSSQAKREKRPPGTVEYTVGLQESLSSIALKFNITPNKLVQLNRLFCRSIYPGQKLFVPDVGQSGADSQSVGSSDPAFPSGLSEKVLQDGDSSGRSVRPLGRVLSPPSEDESLATVKFIKMSCNYFTDGMGVVGGVMIVTPNNIMFDPHKSDPLVIEHGCEEYGLLCPMEEVVSVALYDDISHMKLKDALPLDPPQDLCPLYRPGEWEELPSERDLHPFSRYEALDPKRPIVLDDINSALSETVIARAECDPADKSPSDECFTELELPLKWSAEEPKSGSRPPASATSSNQQGEPPGSNTPKRAKSQDHSPSDSVPLTSQRGEEEDEGLVQNRSIEDMTESLPVSSETEKDGELLKEKPASLATGQGQDDNSTGQLVNGVSIREQSESAMDQNRKLSFSETAEALGKCISWEPSPAGELQNGPMIEGLSEEEKRKRSNKAEVKSWLLERMQAPIQNMLLSTERKSKTPPMFLCLKVGKPMRKSFVFSRSSSPAHTRGKQPEYWFAVPQERVDHLYAFFVQWSPDVYGKVAREQGFVVVEKDELNMIDNFFSDPVTPHSWEIITINEATRRQTFGSYEGEEPLGDLLPMLSDPSTLLQDTHIEKLACRLPARVQGYPWRLAYSTAEHGTSLKTLYRSLLDVDSPVLLVIKDMDNQLFGGYSTHPFRVSEHCYGTGETFLFSFCPEIKMYRWTGENSYFVKGNIDSLQMGGGGGQIGLWVDADLYHGTTSSCATFHNQPLATQKDFTIHSVEVWAFE